Proteins encoded by one window of Salicibibacter halophilus:
- a CDS encoding DivIVA domain-containing protein yields the protein MSLTPVDIHNKQFTKSFRGYDEDEVNEFLDQVIKDFESTIRQKNELFEKVNELEDRLNHFSNMEETLNKSIYVAQESAEDIKRNANKESQLIIRESEKNADRIINDALAKSRKIALETEELKKQASVYRMRFRMLIESQLEMLNDEDWDKLADSMEEAEGDEEGTDEPTAEEAESR from the coding sequence TTGTCACTAACCCCGGTAGATATTCATAATAAGCAATTCACAAAATCGTTTCGCGGTTACGATGAAGATGAAGTCAATGAGTTTCTCGATCAAGTGATCAAGGATTTTGAGAGCACCATTCGACAAAAAAATGAATTGTTTGAAAAAGTGAATGAACTGGAAGATCGACTGAATCATTTTTCAAACATGGAAGAAACATTGAATAAATCCATCTACGTTGCCCAGGAATCGGCGGAAGATATCAAACGCAATGCGAACAAGGAATCGCAGCTTATCATTCGGGAGTCGGAAAAAAACGCCGACAGAATCATTAATGATGCACTTGCAAAATCCCGGAAAATCGCATTGGAAACCGAAGAACTGAAAAAACAGGCATCGGTTTATCGCATGCGTTTTAGAATGCTGATTGAATCACAGTTGGAAATGCTGAACGATGAGGACTGGGACAAGCTCGCCGACTCGATGGAGGAAGCAGAAGGAGACGAAGAGGGCACAGACGAACCGACGGCGGAAGAAGCGGAAAGCCGCTAA
- the ileS gene encoding isoleucine--tRNA ligase, producing the protein MNYKQTLLMPKTSFPMRGKLPSQEPKRQETWEEEGLYQQLVEKNADKPLFVLHDGPIYANGDIHVGHALNRILKDIIVRHRSMDGYNAPYIPGWDAHGLPIETALTKNKKIDRKKMSVAEFREACEAYAWEQLEKQREQFKRLGMIADWDNPYVTLTPDFEANQIRVFGEMAKQGHVYQGKRPVYWSPSSESALAEAEIEYHDKRSPSIYVGFSVTDGKGELNEGDQVIIWTTTPWTIPGNMGISVHPDYDYCVFTHENKRYVVASKLFETVIEELEWQDAEIVKTVKGEALDRVVAKHPFYDQDSLVITGEHVTLDAGTGAVHTAPGHGEEDFFIGQEYGLEAISPVNDRGVFTEEAPGFEGEFYDKANKQITEKLDEVGALLKLTFITHSYPHDWRTKKPVIYRATEQWFVSVDNIRNELLEAIGRVKWQPKWGETRLYNMVRDRGDWCISRQRSWGVPIPVFYGEDGTAIVEDDTIDHVAQLFREHGSNIWFEWETKALLPDGYTSEHSPGGTFTREMDIMDVWFDSGSTHEGVLMEREDARRPADLYLEGSDQYRGWFNSSLTTAVAVTGEAPYKQVLSHGFTMDGQGQKMSKSLGNVIDPANVMKQLGADILRLWVGSVDFQADVRLSDDILKQVSENYRKVRNTLRFLLGNLHDFDPVNHRVPAHELEDMDRYMRERLNNVIERAQEGYRNYVFSNAYQAIHQFCAVELSAFYMDVAKDRLYCDHADDPRRRSLQTVMHDTVIALTKLIAPITPHTAEETWAHIPGVDKTDFVQLTDMPEPTTVEDRDALIERWETLLAVRDDVLKALETAREERVIGKSLEAKVTISVPETAYELLLAQEEPEKLFIVSQVELRKSNDVPEGQTAVVHVKEANGSTCARCWHVKEDVGAEREHPEVCKRCADVVATYDPADLEV; encoded by the coding sequence ATGAATTACAAACAAACACTTTTAATGCCAAAAACCAGTTTTCCGATGAGAGGAAAGCTTCCGAGCCAAGAGCCGAAGCGGCAGGAGACGTGGGAAGAGGAAGGGTTATACCAACAGCTCGTTGAAAAAAATGCCGACAAACCGCTTTTCGTTTTGCACGACGGGCCAATTTATGCGAACGGTGACATTCATGTCGGTCACGCGTTGAATCGGATTTTAAAAGACATCATCGTTCGCCATCGTTCCATGGATGGCTATAACGCCCCTTATATCCCCGGATGGGATGCCCATGGATTGCCGATTGAAACGGCATTGACGAAGAATAAAAAAATCGACCGCAAAAAAATGTCGGTCGCCGAGTTTCGCGAAGCATGCGAAGCATATGCCTGGGAGCAGCTCGAAAAGCAACGAGAGCAATTTAAGCGCCTCGGTATGATCGCCGATTGGGACAATCCTTATGTGACGCTGACGCCGGACTTTGAGGCGAACCAAATTCGCGTTTTTGGCGAAATGGCAAAACAGGGGCACGTGTATCAAGGGAAACGGCCGGTGTATTGGTCGCCATCATCCGAATCTGCGCTCGCGGAAGCGGAAATTGAATACCATGACAAGCGCTCGCCTTCGATTTATGTAGGCTTTTCGGTGACCGATGGAAAAGGAGAGTTGAATGAAGGAGATCAGGTGATCATCTGGACGACGACGCCTTGGACGATTCCCGGAAACATGGGGATTTCGGTTCACCCCGATTACGACTATTGCGTTTTCACGCACGAAAACAAACGCTATGTCGTTGCCAGCAAACTGTTTGAAACTGTAATTGAAGAATTGGAATGGCAAGATGCGGAAATCGTAAAAACGGTAAAAGGGGAAGCGCTTGACCGAGTTGTCGCTAAACATCCGTTTTATGATCAGGATTCGCTCGTCATCACCGGCGAGCATGTGACGTTGGACGCAGGAACGGGCGCCGTCCATACAGCCCCCGGCCACGGGGAAGAAGACTTTTTCATCGGGCAGGAATACGGGCTGGAAGCCATCTCCCCGGTTAACGATAGAGGGGTATTCACAGAGGAAGCTCCCGGGTTTGAAGGCGAGTTTTACGACAAGGCAAATAAACAAATTACGGAAAAGCTTGATGAAGTCGGGGCCTTGCTGAAACTCACGTTTATCACCCATTCGTATCCCCATGACTGGCGCACGAAGAAACCTGTCATTTATCGTGCCACAGAGCAATGGTTCGTATCGGTGGACAATATTAGAAATGAGCTGCTGGAAGCCATCGGCCGTGTGAAATGGCAGCCGAAATGGGGAGAAACGAGACTGTATAACATGGTTCGCGACCGTGGCGACTGGTGCATTTCCAGGCAGCGTTCCTGGGGCGTGCCGATTCCGGTCTTTTACGGCGAAGATGGGACGGCTATCGTTGAGGACGACACCATCGACCACGTCGCCCAATTGTTTAGAGAACACGGCTCCAATATTTGGTTTGAGTGGGAAACAAAAGCGCTGCTGCCGGACGGTTACACGTCTGAGCATAGCCCAGGCGGAACGTTTACCCGGGAAATGGACATTATGGATGTTTGGTTCGATTCCGGTTCCACCCATGAAGGGGTGCTCATGGAGCGAGAGGATGCCCGGCGGCCCGCCGATCTTTATTTGGAAGGATCGGACCAATACCGGGGCTGGTTTAATTCTTCCTTGACTACCGCGGTTGCTGTCACCGGCGAAGCGCCGTATAAACAAGTGCTAAGCCACGGATTTACCATGGATGGCCAAGGGCAAAAAATGTCCAAATCCTTGGGGAATGTCATTGATCCGGCAAACGTCATGAAGCAGCTGGGTGCCGATATTTTACGGCTTTGGGTCGGTTCGGTGGATTTTCAGGCCGATGTCCGTCTATCGGATGACATTTTAAAACAGGTATCGGAAAATTACCGGAAAGTCCGCAACACCCTTCGTTTTCTGCTCGGCAATCTTCACGACTTTGATCCGGTTAATCACCGAGTGCCGGCACATGAATTGGAAGACATGGACCGCTACATGCGGGAAAGACTGAATAACGTGATCGAACGCGCGCAAGAAGGTTACCGTAATTATGTGTTCAGCAACGCATATCAAGCGATTCACCAATTTTGTGCGGTTGAATTGAGTGCATTTTATATGGACGTCGCCAAAGATCGTTTGTATTGCGATCATGCCGATGATCCCCGGCGCCGCTCCTTGCAGACGGTCATGCATGACACCGTGATTGCCCTTACGAAATTAATCGCGCCGATCACGCCGCATACGGCGGAAGAGACATGGGCGCACATTCCGGGAGTGGATAAAACGGATTTCGTACAATTGACGGATATGCCTGAACCAACAACGGTTGAAGATCGCGACGCCCTGATTGAACGTTGGGAAACGTTGCTCGCCGTGCGCGATGATGTGCTTAAAGCGTTGGAAACGGCCCGTGAAGAGCGGGTGATCGGCAAATCCTTGGAAGCGAAAGTGACGATTTCCGTTCCGGAAACTGCTTATGAACTTCTTTTGGCGCAAGAGGAACCGGAGAAATTGTTCATCGTTTCCCAAGTAGAACTACGCAAAAGCAATGATGTGCCGGAAGGGCAAACGGCTGTGGTTCACGTTAAAGAAGCGAATGGAAGCACGTGTGCGCGTTGTTGGCACGTAAAAGAAGATGTCGGCGCGGAGCGGGAACATCCTGAAGTGTGCAAACGTTGTGCTGACGTTGTCGCGACGTATGATCCGGCGGATTTGGAAGTGTAA